In Polaribacter sp. Hel_I_88, the following proteins share a genomic window:
- a CDS encoding Ig-like domain-containing protein, which translates to MKKQLFFIVAFIFALNISAQNWDEIIKKTASDGAANDQFGYSVSISGDKAIVGAPDDDDNGSNSGSAYVFSFVNNNWVEEAKLTASDGAADDYFGWSVTISGNRAVIGARLADGYIGAAYVFSFVNNSWVEEAKLTASDGTSGDYFGASSAFSGDRVIVGAYNANTFFGAAYIFNYVNNSWVQEAKLTASDGASSDNFGYSVAISGDKAIVGSLGDDDDGTDSGSAYIYNVASGSWIEEAKITATDAAQSDLFGWSVAISGDKAIVGANRNDDGGQDSGSAYVFSFVNNNWTQEAKLIASDDGPDKQFGNSVAIEGNKAIIGAHYDDVNATNSGSAYIFSFSNNIWQEVTKITPSDGAQFSYFGFDVDISGDKAIVGARFDAGIAPSSGSVYFFGELPPDSTPPVISGVTMESNNITNTLAKVGDQITLSFSADESINPPTVQIAGITSTTVTNTNGNNWTATITVAGNSAEGAATFLISNISDTATNTASNVDAVSSGSAVIIDNTAPAGYSVSIDQSPINAANNQAVSFTFAGAEVGSTYNYTLNSNNGGTPVIGTGTIATATDQISGIDLSGLSDGIITLSVTLTDTTGNTGGAVTDTESIDVTVPAGYSVSIDQSSIYAANDEAVSFTFIGAEIGSTYNYTLNSNNGGTPVTGTGTIATATDQISGIDLSGLSDGIITLSITLTDTAGNTGGAVTDTESKDATVPTGYSVSIDQSPINVGNNEAVSFTFAGAEVGLTYNYTLNSNNGGASVTGTGTIAAATDQISGIDLSGLSDGIITLSVTLTDTAGNTGGAVTDTESKDATAPVITLLLDNPQTIEVHSPYSELNATASDNIDGDISGNISIDISNVNMAFVGSYTVTYNVSDAAGNPATQVERTVDVVDTTKPVIALVGVNPQRIEYNEVYTELAATATDNYDDDIALTATISIDASAAVAGSSDGNTFGTLGTYPVYYNVTDANNNIADTATRDVIVEDTTKPLLTLIDDNPQIIEIIGGNTAVYVELGATASDEYDVDVDDTDIVIDASAVTNNLDTVGCYPVTYTVTDASGNTRIRTRIVFVLEPGKPWAKNDSHTVNQDSQNNMLTIIGNDSYGTDGANPNHPISISGTYTDNGAKIDLVGNQVQYTPRAGFTGVDTFGYTITDDNGDGSGDGSSATVTVTVTAATVNISAVADTANAVQGSNDVVVIDVLTNDTYGSANPHATEALTLNSPTATSTEGATLSVVNGKIGYVASATFAGPTDTFDYTIKDVNNVTSTATVTVTIGAADSVNGVPSAKADSFSVVQNTIMSLAVLANNGSGIDTYGTDGAHPTGALTFINGTTSSKSVKQIESGSTVNNIVVNGNVIEYTPVTGFTGSDSFYYMITDGSGDTSIAQVMITVTEVASPTANDDAATVAAGTTAVTTIDVLANDSFGSDGPGATPLAITNVNGSTSTLNIVNNKVTYIPDAALVDGATETIQYTITDGSGDIATAEITITIGAGASTNDTPTAKDDAVTVAQDSSDNVISILLDNGNGADDYGIDLANANHPISLSAFFTDNGGELELVGQTVLYTPRAGFTGVDSFGYIITDGNGDGSSATVNVTVTAATVNISAVADTANAVQGSNDVVIINVLANDTYGSAGAHPTQALTLNSPTATSTEGATLSVVNGKIGYVASATFAGSTDTFDYTIKDVNNVTSTATVTVTIGSADSVNGVPSAKADSFSVVQNTMTSLAVLANNGSGIDTYGTDGAHPTGALTFINGTTSSKSVKQIESGSTVNNIVVNGNVIEYTPVTGFTGSDSFYYMITDGSGDTSIAQVMITVTEVASPTANDDAATVAAGTTAVTTIDVLANDSFGSDGPGATPLAITNVNGSTSTLNIVNNKVTYIPEATLVDGNTETIQYTITDGSGDIETAEITITIGAGASTNDTPTAKDDAVTVAQDSSDNVISILLDNGNGADDYGIDLANANHPISLSAFFTDNGGELELVGQTVLYTPRAGFTGVDSFGYIITDGNGDGSSATVTVTVTAATVNISAVADTANAVQGSNDVVVIDVLTNDTYGSANPHATEALTLNSPTATSTEGATLSVVNGKIGYVASATFAGPTDTFDYTIKDVNNVTSTATVTVTIGAADSVNGVPSAKADSFSVVQNTIMSLAVLANNGSGIDTYGTDGAHPTGALTFINGTTSSKSVKQIESGSTVNNIVVNGNVIEYTPVTGFTGSDSFYYMITDGSGDTSIAQVMITVTEVASPTANDDAATVAAGTTAVTTIDVLANDSFGSDGPGATPLAITNVNGSTSTLNIVNNKVTYIPDATLVDGNTETIQYTITDGSGDIATAEITITIGAGASTNDTPTAKDDAVTVVANSIDNDIFILLNNGNGADDYGADGAHPNHPISPLPGATDIGGTLVLDGNKVVYTPKANFTGVDTFNYTITDGNGDSDTATVTITVAVAKNSTDDFNSSQIKELQVSPNPTSGNINVRLYSANSEQATIILFDVTGKVVYKSRQNLTEGNNTFNFNILSKSGILLLKVYTDKTNFGTKKVIIK; encoded by the coding sequence ATGAAAAAACAATTATTTTTTATTGTCGCATTCATCTTTGCATTAAATATTTCTGCTCAAAATTGGGATGAAATTATAAAAAAAACGGCTTCTGATGGTGCTGCAAATGATCAATTTGGTTATTCTGTATCTATTAGCGGAGACAAAGCTATTGTAGGAGCGCCTGATGACGATGACAATGGTTCTAATTCAGGATCTGCCTATGTTTTTAGTTTTGTAAATAATAATTGGGTAGAAGAAGCAAAATTAACAGCATCTGATGGAGCTGCGGATGATTATTTTGGTTGGTCCGTTACAATTAGTGGCAACAGAGCCGTTATTGGAGCGCGACTGGCGGATGGTTATATAGGAGCTGCTTATGTTTTTAGTTTTGTAAATAATAGTTGGGTAGAAGAAGCAAAATTAACAGCTTCTGATGGTACAAGTGGTGATTATTTTGGAGCCTCCTCTGCTTTTAGTGGAGATAGAGTCATTGTTGGAGCTTATAATGCTAATACTTTTTTTGGAGCTGCTTATATTTTTAATTATGTAAATAATAGTTGGGTTCAAGAAGCAAAATTAACGGCATCAGATGGCGCTTCTAGCGATAATTTTGGTTATTCAGTAGCGATAAGTGGAGACAAAGCAATTGTAGGTTCTTTGGGTGATGATGATGATGGTACAGATTCAGGATCTGCTTATATTTACAATGTTGCAAGTGGCAGTTGGATAGAGGAGGCTAAAATAACGGCTACTGATGCTGCACAAAGTGATTTATTCGGATGGTCTGTTGCTATAAGTGGGGATAAAGCGATTGTAGGTGCAAATCGTAATGATGATGGTGGTCAAGATTCAGGATCTGCTTATGTATTTAGTTTTGTGAATAACAATTGGACACAAGAAGCAAAACTAATCGCTTCTGATGATGGTCCTGATAAACAATTTGGAAATTCCGTTGCTATTGAAGGGAACAAAGCCATTATAGGTGCTCATTATGATGATGTGAATGCTACCAATTCAGGGTCTGCGTATATTTTTAGTTTTTCTAATAATATTTGGCAAGAAGTAACAAAAATAACTCCTTCTGATGGTGCGCAATTCAGTTATTTTGGATTTGATGTTGACATAAGTGGAGATAAAGCTATTGTAGGCGCTCGTTTTGATGCTGGCATCGCTCCTTCTTCCGGATCTGTTTATTTCTTTGGTGAATTACCTCCTGACTCAACCCCACCAGTAATTTCTGGAGTAACTATGGAATCAAACAATATTACAAATACCTTAGCAAAAGTAGGAGACCAAATTACGTTAAGTTTTTCAGCAGATGAATCAATTAACCCACCAACAGTACAAATAGCAGGTATTACTTCTACAACAGTTACCAATACAAATGGTAATAACTGGACTGCAACTATAACAGTGGCTGGTAACTCCGCAGAAGGAGCAGCTACATTTTTAATTTCAAATATATCAGATACGGCTACTAACACAGCTTCAAATGTAGATGCAGTATCTTCAGGAAGTGCAGTAATTATAGATAATACAGCACCAGCAGGATATAGTGTTAGTATAGATCAATCTCCAATAAATGCAGCAAATAATCAAGCAGTAAGTTTCACTTTTGCAGGAGCAGAAGTTGGGTCCACTTACAATTATACTTTAAATAGTAACAATGGAGGTACACCAGTAATAGGAACAGGTACAATTGCTACAGCAACAGATCAGATTTCAGGTATTGACTTGAGTGGTCTTTCTGACGGAATAATAACCTTGAGTGTTACTTTAACAGATACAACAGGAAATACAGGAGGTGCAGTTACAGATACAGAAAGTATAGATGTAACAGTACCAGCAGGATATAGTGTAAGTATTGATCAATCTTCAATATACGCAGCAAATGATGAAGCAGTAAGCTTCACTTTTATAGGAGCGGAAATAGGGTCAACTTACAATTATACTTTAAATAGTAATAATGGAGGTACACCAGTAACAGGAACAGGTACAATTGCCACAGCTACAGATCAGATTTCAGGTATTGACTTGAGTGGTCTTTCTGATGGAATAATAACCTTGAGTATTACTTTAACAGATACAGCAGGAAATACAGGAGGTGCAGTAACAGATACAGAAAGTAAAGATGCAACAGTACCAACAGGATATAGTGTAAGTATTGATCAATCTCCAATAAATGTAGGAAATAATGAAGCAGTAAGTTTCACTTTTGCAGGAGCAGAAGTTGGGTTAACCTACAATTATACTCTAAACAGTAATAATGGAGGTGCATCAGTAACAGGAACAGGTACAATTGCTGCAGCTACAGATCAGATTTCAGGTATTGACTTGAGTGGTCTTTCTGACGGAATAATAACCTTGAGTGTTACTTTAACAGATACAGCAGGAAATACAGGAGGTGCAGTTACAGATACAGAAAGTAAAGATGCAACAGCACCAGTAATAACCTTGTTACTAGATAATCCACAAACGATAGAGGTGCATAGTCCATACTCGGAATTAAATGCTACTGCATCAGATAATATAGATGGAGATATTTCAGGCAACATTTCTATTGACATATCCAATGTAAATATGGCATTTGTTGGTTCTTATACAGTAACCTATAATGTTTCAGATGCAGCAGGCAATCCAGCAACACAAGTAGAAAGAACAGTAGATGTTGTAGATACAACCAAACCAGTAATTGCATTAGTAGGGGTTAACCCACAAAGGATAGAATATAATGAGGTTTATACAGAATTAGCCGCAACTGCTACAGATAATTACGATGATGATATAGCTTTAACAGCAACAATTTCAATAGATGCAAGTGCAGCAGTTGCAGGATCAAGTGATGGTAATACTTTTGGTACATTAGGTACTTATCCAGTATACTATAATGTAACCGATGCAAATAATAATATTGCAGATACAGCAACAAGAGATGTTATTGTAGAAGACACTACAAAACCATTACTTACCTTAATAGATGATAATCCTCAAATTATAGAAATCATAGGCGGAAATACAGCTGTTTATGTAGAGTTAGGTGCAACAGCAAGTGATGAATATGATGTTGATGTTGATGATACTGATATTGTAATAGATGCTTCAGCAGTGACTAATAATTTAGATACAGTAGGCTGTTATCCAGTAACATATACAGTAACAGATGCATCAGGTAACACTAGAATAAGAACAAGAATTGTTTTTGTACTAGAGCCAGGAAAACCTTGGGCAAAAAATGATTCACATACTGTAAATCAAGATAGTCAAAACAATATGCTTACTATTATAGGAAATGATAGTTATGGAACCGATGGTGCTAATCCAAATCACCCAATATCAATATCAGGAACTTATACAGATAATGGAGCAAAAATTGATTTGGTTGGTAATCAAGTACAGTATACGCCAAGAGCAGGTTTTACTGGAGTAGATACATTTGGCTATACCATTACAGATGATAATGGAGATGGTAGTGGAGATGGATCATCAGCGACAGTAACCGTAACTGTAACAGCAGCTACTGTAAATATATCAGCAGTAGCAGACACAGCAAATGCAGTTCAAGGTAGTAATGATGTCGTTGTTATCGACGTTTTAACAAATGATACCTATGGTTCTGCAAATCCGCATGCAACAGAAGCTTTAACGTTAAATTCACCAACAGCAACAAGTACAGAGGGAGCAACTTTATCAGTAGTCAATGGAAAAATCGGTTATGTAGCCTCAGCAACATTTGCAGGTCCAACAGATACTTTTGATTATACAATTAAAGATGTAAACAATGTAACATCAACAGCTACAGTAACAGTAACAATAGGTGCAGCAGATTCAGTAAATGGAGTTCCTTCTGCTAAAGCAGATTCATTCTCAGTAGTTCAAAATACCATAATGTCCTTAGCTGTCTTAGCAAACAATGGTTCAGGAATTGATACGTATGGTACAGATGGAGCACATCCAACTGGAGCATTAACTTTTATCAATGGTACAACTTCATCAAAGAGTGTGAAGCAAATAGAAAGTGGAAGTACTGTAAACAATATTGTTGTGAATGGAAATGTTATAGAATATACTCCAGTAACAGGCTTTACAGGATCAGATAGTTTTTATTACATGATTACTGATGGTAGTGGAGATACTTCAATTGCTCAAGTAATGATTACAGTAACAGAGGTAGCATCACCAACCGCAAATGATGATGCAGCAACTGTAGCTGCTGGAACAACAGCAGTAACAACGATTGATGTATTAGCAAATGATAGTTTTGGTTCAGATGGTCCAGGAGCTACTCCATTAGCAATTACGAATGTAAATGGAAGTACATCTACACTAAATATTGTTAATAATAAAGTAACTTATATTCCAGATGCTGCATTAGTAGATGGAGCCACAGAAACTATTCAATACACCATCACTGATGGAAGTGGAGATATAGCAACAGCAGAAATTACAATTACAATAGGAGCTGGAGCTAGTACAAACGATACACCAACAGCTAAAGATGATGCAGTAACAGTAGCACAAGATAGTAGCGACAATGTAATAAGCATCTTATTAGATAATGGAAATGGAGCAGATGATTATGGAATAGATTTAGCAAATGCTAATCATCCAATATCATTATCAGCATTTTTCACAGACAATGGAGGTGAATTAGAGTTAGTTGGCCAAACTGTATTGTATACACCAAGAGCTGGATTTACAGGAGTTGATTCATTTGGTTATATAATAACAGATGGCAATGGAGATGGATCTTCAGCGACAGTAAATGTAACTGTAACAGCAGCTACTGTAAATATATCAGCAGTAGCAGACACAGCAAATGCAGTTCAAGGCAGTAATGATGTTGTGATCATTAATGTGTTAGCAAACGATACATATGGTTCAGCAGGAGCACATCCAACACAAGCTTTAACGTTAAATTCACCAACAGCAACAAGTACAGAGGGAGCAACTTTATCAGTAGTCAATGGAAAAATCGGTTATGTAGCCTCAGCAACATTTGCAGGTTCAACAGATACTTTTGATTATACAATTAAAGATGTAAACAATGTAACATCAACAGCTACAGTAACAGTAACCATAGGGTCAGCAGATTCAGTAAATGGAGTTCCTTCTGCTAAAGCAGATTCATTCTCAGTAGTTCAAAATACGATGACATCTTTAGCTGTCTTAGCAAACAATGGTTCAGGAATTGATACGTATGGTACAGATGGAGCACATCCAACTGGAGCATTAACTTTTATCAATGGAACAACTTCATCAAAGAGTGTGAAGCAAATAGAAAGTGGAAGTACTGTAAACAATATTGTTGTGAATGGAAATGTCATAGAATATACTCCAGTAACAGGCTTTACAGGATCAGATAGTTTTTATTACATGATTACTGATGGTAGTGGAGATACTTCAATTGCTCAAGTAATGATCACAGTAACAGAGGTAGCATCACCAACCGCAAATGATGATGCAGCAACTGTAGCTGCAGGAACCACAGCAGTAACAACAATTGATGTATTAGCAAATGATAGTTTTGGATCAGATGGTCCAGGAGCTACTCCATTAGCAATTACGAATGTAAATGGAAGTACATCTACACTAAATATTGTTAATAATAAAGTAACTTATATTCCAGAGGCAACATTAGTAGATGGAAACACAGAAACTATTCAATATACCATAACTGATGGAAGTGGAGATATAGAAACAGCAGAAATTACAATTACAATAGGAGCTGGTGCTAGTACAAACGATACACCAACAGCTAAAGATGATGCAGTAACAGTAGCACAAGATAGTAGTGACAATGTAATAAGCATCTTATTAGATAATGGAAATGGAGCAGATGATTATGGAATAGATTTAGCAAATGCAAATCATCCAATATCATTATCAGCATTTTTCACAGACAATGGAGGTGAATTAGAGTTAGTTGGCCAAACTGTATTGTATACACCAAGAGCTGGATTTACAGGAGTTGATTCATTTGGTTATATAATAACAGATGGCAATGGAGATGGATCTTCAGCGACAGTAACAGTAACTGTAACAGCAGCTACTGTAAATATTTCAGCAGTAGCAGATACAGCAAATGCAGTTCAAGGTAGTAATGATGTCGTTGTTATCGACGTTTTAACAAATGATACCTATGGTTCTGCAAATCCGCATGCAACAGAAGCTTTAACGTTAAATTCACCAACAGCAACAAGTACAGAGGGAGCAACTTTATCAGTAGTCAATGGAAAAATCGGTTATGTAGCCTCAGCAACATTTGCAGGTCCAACAGATACTTTTGATTATACAATTAAAGATGTAAACAATGTAACATCAACAGCTACAGTAACAGTAACAATAGGTGCAGCAGATTCAGTAAATGGAGTTCCTTCTGCTAAAGCAGATTCATTCTCAGTAGTTCAAAATACCATAATGTCCTTAGCTGTCTTAGCAAACAATGGTTCAGGAATTGATACGTATGGTACAGATGGAGCACATCCAACTGGAGCATTAACTTTTATCAATGGTACAACTTCATCAAAGAGTGTGAAGCAAATAGAAAGTGGAAGTACTGTAAACAATATTGTTGTGAATGGAAATGTTATAGAATATACTCCAGTAACAGGCTTTACAGGATCAGATAGTTTTTATTACATGATTACTGATGGTAGTGGAGATACTTCAATTGCTCAAGTAATGATTACAGTAACAGAGGTAGCATCACCAACCGCAAATGATGATGCAGCAACTGTAGCTGCTGGAACAACAGCAGTAACAACGATTGATGTATTAGCAAATGATAGTTTTGGTTCAGATGGTCCAGGAGCTACTCCATTAGCAATTACGAATGTAAATGGAAGTACATCTACACTAAATATTGTTAATAATAAAGTAACTTATATTCCTGATGCAACATTAGTAGATGGAAACACAGAAACTATTCAATATACCATCACTGATGGAAGTGGAGATATAGCAACAGCTGAAATTACAATTACGATAGGAGCTGGTGCTAGTACAAACGATACACCAACAGCTAAAGATGATGCAGTAACAGTAGTAGCAAATAGTATAGACAATGACATCTTTATCTTATTAAATAATGGAAATGGAGCAGATGATTATGGAGCAGATGGAGCACATCCAAATCATCCAATATCACCATTACCAGGAGCAACAGATATAGGAGGTACATTAGTATTAGATGGTAACAAAGTAGTTTATACACCAAAAGCAAACTTTACAGGAGTAGATACTTTTAACTATACAATTACAGATGGAAATGGAGATTCGGATACAGCAACTGTAACTATAACTGTTGCAGTAGCTAAAAACTCAACAGATGACTTTAACAGTTCTCAAATCAAAGAGTTACAAGTATCACCAAATCCAACAAGTGGAAACATAAATGTAAGACTTTATAGTGCAAATTCAGAACAAGCTACTATAATACTATTTGATGTAACAGGTAAAGTAGTTTATAAAAGTAGACAAAATCTTACAGAAGGAAATAATACATTTAACTTTAATATACTCTCTAAATCAGGTATTTTATTATTAAAAGTATATACTGATAAAACGAATTTTGGAACAAAAAAGGTAATTATAAAATAA